From the genome of Spinacia oleracea cultivar Varoflay chromosome 2, BTI_SOV_V1, whole genome shotgun sequence, one region includes:
- the LOC110804477 gene encoding uncharacterized protein, with protein sequence MACSISASTFLISSDFFRPRINKPTSLSWSSSMPQLNLSLNSRTNLSNSTPKQDFVVQAAWTRRSRGEPKKSGRKSWKQRTDMYLRPFLLNVYFSKRFIQAKVMHRGTSKVISVATTNSKDLRTTLPSLLDTNACRVVGKLIAERSKEADVYAMAYEPRKDERIEGKLGIILDTIKENGIIFVD encoded by the exons ATGGCTTGTAGTATATCGGCTAGTACATTTCTCATATCTTCAGACTTTTTTCGACCTCGAATCAACAAACCCACTTCGTTATCATGGTCTTCTTCCATGCCTCAATTGAATCTCTCACTCAATTCCAGAACTAATTTGTCAAATTCCACTCCCAAACAG GACTTTGTTGTTCAAGCAGCCTGGACCAGGAGATCTCGAGGAGAACCAAAGAAAAGCGGAAGGAAATCATGGAAACAACGGACTGATATGTACTTGAGACCTTTTCTGCTGAATGTTTACTTCTCAAAGAGGTTCATACAAGCCAAAGTGATGCACCGTGGAACCAGCAAAGTGATATCTGTTGCCACCACAAATTCTAAGGATTTAAGAACTACCTTGCCATCTCTTCTTGATACTAATGCTTGTAGAGTCGTGGGCAAGCTAATAGCTGAACGATCAAAAGAAGCCGATGTATATGCCATGGCCTATGAGCCTAGGAAAGATGAGCGGATTGAGGGTAAACTTGGTATTATCCTGGATACCATCAAAGAAAACGGGATCATTTTTGTAGACTAA
- the LOC110804463 gene encoding signal recognition particle 9 kDa protein, whose protein sequence is MVYIASWDEFVERSVQLFRADPESTRYLMKYRHCDGKLVLKVTDNKQCLKFKTDQAQDAKKMEKLNNIFFALMARGPEVDITEVTGKEQMEAQPSKKGRGRKQ, encoded by the exons ATGGTTTACATTGCTTCCTGGGATGAATTCGTGGAGAGATCCGTCCAATTATTCCGCGCCGATCCCGAATCT ACTCGTTATTTGATGAAATACAGACACTGTGATGGCAAATTAGTTCTCAAAGTCACCGATAACAAACAG TGCCTCAAGTTTAAGACTGACCAAGCACAGGATGCAAAGAAGATGGAGAAGCTTAACAATATATTCTTTGCTTTAATGGCTCGAGGTCCTGAAG TGGATATTACAGAAGTCACAGGGAAAGAACAGATGGAGGCTCAACCGTCAAAGAAAGGAAGGGGAAGAAAACAATGA
- the LOC110804480 gene encoding sugar carrier protein C-like, whose protein sequence is MAGGIIVDGGKVGKDYPGKLTGYVFLSCLLAAAGGLIFGYDIGISGGVTSMPMFLEKFFPSVYRQQMADSGTNQYCKFNSVKLTMFTSSLYLAALVASIVASTVTRKWGRKRSMFAGGLLFLVGAVVNAAAQNVAMLIIGRILLGFGIGFANQSVPVFLSEMAPYKHRGALNMMFQLTITIGILIANLLNYVFAKVDHIGWRLSLGGAMVPALIILVGSLILPETPNSLIEQGKPDEAKKQLLKIRGVDNVDAEFQDLVTASDASKKVEDPWKSLLKDRQYRPPLIFAFAIPMFQQLTGINVIMFYAPVLFKTIGFADDASLMSAVITGGVNVVATLVSIYGVDKWGRRALFLQGGIQMLILQILVAIFIGWQFGVTGDATNLPEWYAIVVVLFICIYVAGFAWSWGPLGWLVPSEIFPLEVRSAAQSINVSVNMIFTFIIAQAFLPMLCAMKFGLFIFFAFFVVVMTIFIYFLLPETKNVPIEEMNLVWKNHKFWGHFIPEDVVTPEMPVLKA, encoded by the exons ATGGCGGGTGGAATAATTGTTGATGGTGGAAAAGTTGGTAAAGACTATCCAGGAAAACTAACTGGCTACGTCTTTTTGAGTTGCCTTCTTGCGGCGGCAGGAGGTTTGATTTTCGGCTATGACATCGGGATTTCAG GTGGAGTTACATCAATGCCGATGTTTTTGGAGAAATTCTTCCCATCCGTTTACCGACAGCAGATGGCGGATTCTGGAACAAATCAATATTGTAAATTCAATAGCGTCAAATTAACCATGTTCACATCCTCTTTATACTTGGCAGCATTAGTAGCTTCTATTGTGGCATCCACTGTCACCCGAAAGTGGGGCCGTAAGCGATCCATGTTTGCTGGAGGCCTCCTCTTCCTTGTTGGTGCCGTCGTTAATGCCGCTGCTCAAAACGTTGCCATGCTTATCATTGGTCGTATACTTCTTGGTTTTGGCATTGGCTTTGCTAATCAG TCAGTGCCTGTGTTTCTATCAGAGATGGCACCTTACAAGCACCGTGGTGCGCTAAACATGATGTTCCAACTGACAATCACAATAGGAATCCTGATAGCCAATCTCCTTAACTACGTATTTGCCAAAGTTGACCACATTGGTTGGAGGTTGAGTCTCGGGGGAGCTATGGTTCCTGCTCTCATTATCCTTGTTGGTTCTTTAATCCTTCCCGAAACCCCCAACTCCCTCATTGAACAAGGCAAACCCGATGAAGCTAAGAAACAACTGTTAAAAATCCGAGGGGTTGACAATGTTGACGCCGAATTCCAAGACCTAGTTACAGCTAGCGACGCCTCCAAGAAAGTGGAAGACCCTTGGAAAAGCCTCTTAAAAGACAGACAATATCGACCTCCTCTCATCTTCGCCTTTGCAATTCCAATGTTTCAACAACTTACCGGGATCAATGTGATCATGTTCTACGCACCTGttttgtttaaaacaattggatTTGCAGATGACGCTTCCCTCATGTCAGCTGTTATTACCGGTGGCGTTAACGTTGTTGCTACTTTGGTCTCCATTTACGGTGTTGATAAGTGGGGAAGGCGCGCTCTCTTCCTTCAGGGTGGCATTCAAATGCTCATTCTCCAG ATCTTGGTAGCAATATTCATCGGATGGCAATTTGGGGTGACAGGGGATGCAACAAATTTGCCAGAATGGTATGCAATTGTAGTTGTATTGTTTATATGCATCTACGTAGCAGGATTTGCATGGTCATGGGGTCCACTAGGATGGCTCGTCCCTAGTGAAATCTTCCCTCTCGAAGTCCGATCAGCTGCACAAAGTATCAATGTATCGGTTAATATGATATTCACCTTTATTATAGCCCAAGCTTTCCTCCCAATGTTATGTGCCATGAAGTTTGGACTCTTCATCTTCTTCGCCTTCTTCGTGGTGGTTATGACGATATTCATCTACTTCTTGTTGCCTGAGACCAAGAACGTGCCTATCGAAGAGATGAATCTTGTCTGGAAGAATCACAAGTTTTGGGGTCATTTCATTCCCGAGGATGTTGTTACTCCCGAGATGCCCGTACTTAAGGCTTAA